A part of Bacteroidota bacterium genomic DNA contains:
- a CDS encoding metallophosphoesterase, which produces MKFRKLIKIFSILTILGIAFIVYCHLETRWIKTKRIDLISSDIPQSFAGKKIVFITDIHHGPFLSIERIKKLVKRINKLEPDYILMGGDYVHREPEYITPVFEEFNNLKATNGIYGVLGNHDHWESADLTRQMMIKNGIKICDNKSYWVKIGNDSIKIGGVGDLWEDSQQLDSTTHDLNDSDFSILISHSPDYIENMPKDLIDLTLSGHTHGGQMTFFGMWAPILPSKYGQKYRYGLKNFDGMQAYISSGIGTITPPLRFFCRPEIVVISLENE; this is translated from the coding sequence ATGAAATTTAGAAAACTGATAAAAATATTTTCAATTCTAACTATTTTGGGCATTGCCTTCATAGTTTATTGTCATTTAGAAACTCGCTGGATAAAGACTAAAAGAATTGATTTGATATCCAGTGACATTCCGCAGTCTTTTGCTGGAAAAAAGATTGTATTTATAACAGATATCCATCATGGACCATTTTTATCAATTGAAAGGATTAAGAAACTGGTAAAACGGATAAACAAATTAGAGCCTGATTATATATTAATGGGCGGTGATTATGTTCACAGAGAACCTGAATATATAACCCCTGTTTTTGAAGAATTTAATAATCTAAAGGCAACAAACGGTATTTATGGTGTTCTTGGAAATCATGACCACTGGGAAAGTGCAGACTTGACAAGGCAAATGATGATTAAAAACGGAATAAAAATATGTGACAATAAATCTTATTGGGTTAAAATCGGAAATGATAGTATTAAAATTGGTGGAGTTGGCGATTTGTGGGAAGATTCTCAGCAACTTGATAGTACAACTCATGACTTAAACGATTCTGATTTTTCGATACTTATCTCACACAGTCCAGATTACATAGAAAATATGCCAAAGGATTTGATTGATTTGACATTATCAGGTCACACTCATGGGGGGCAAATGACATTCTTTGGAATGTGGGCTCCAATTCTTCCATCTAAATATGGACAAAAATATAGATATGGATTAAAGAATTTTGATGGAATGCAAGCTTATATTTCGTCAGGGATTGGAAC